The Acipenser ruthenus chromosome 45, fAciRut3.2 maternal haplotype, whole genome shotgun sequence sequence TGATATGcactttttatttctaatattaaTAGCATGTGAACCAATACTTTTGTGTTATATAATAGAACACTCTTCATGGTCCTTTTAAAAGTTTGCCATTTAGTTTCCACATCCCCTTCACACTTGGGGGAATGGTGGTGTGGGCTAGTGGTTAACCAGACTACATCCCCTCACTCCCAGTCCCTCGTCTTTTAAAGGTGACTGGGAGAAAGGGTTGTGTGGGCTAGTGCttagagctaagggactgggaggagagGGCCATTCTTACTCATGGCCAAGAGAAGTCTGGGACAACCAAGACTTTAAAATCCAATTGCATTGCGTTCGTGAATGCAACACAGTAAGTTATAATAAGTTGTATTCGATCCTCTCCCGCAGAGCGAGAGGATCGCTCGTCTGGCTGGGACCGCGACAGGAACCGATCAGACGGAGGTCCTGATAAGACTGACGGGGACTGGCGGGCGAGGCCGAGCGCAGACAGCGATGACGCCGGGCCACGGCGTGGTGGAGAGGATTCCTTCGGGGAAAGTAAGTAACCGGGAGGGTTATTgaaaagccataaatatttgctacCAAAAATATTTGGCGTATCGCAcccataaaacatattttgctccagaaatgttgacgacttgttgcaatatacaaagtatgtattgttagtggattTTGATATTAGTGCcacatgtttgcattttttttcatacGCCCAAAAATTCCACTTCTAGTTTAATAGGTAAAAagatataatgaactacttcaggctCTGGatagaggtttaattggttcagttaaacaatttagaacagggttggaacaaagagtgGAAGAGCCAACTTTGGCCATCCCTGTATTATACATTTATGCTGGGCTTGAAACTCTCACTAGCCCTGCTAGATTTGACAACTTCCCTTGTTCTTTAAAatgtttccagaaaaaaaaaaaaaaaaaacaggccccTGGTAAATCTGAAATGACCGCTCGTCTCATCACGATGCAAGTCTGTAGGTTTTACCAATAGGATTAGTTAATGTTCAACTGTTGGTTGGTTCTTTCGTCAGTAGTTCTACGTCATGTATTGATGTGGTCATGCTTGTTGataccaacattattattattattattattattgttgttgtcatttatttagcagatgcctttatccaaggcgacttacagagattagcagagactaaggtgtgttaactgtgcatcagctgcagagtcacttacaattacgtctcacccgaaagacggagcacaatgaggttaagtgatttgctcagggtcacacagtgagccagtggctgagctgggatttgaaccggggacctcctggttacaagcccttttctttaaccaccggaccacacactTACTTACCTTTGTCTATAAATCTCAATGAGTGAAATAAGAATAAAACTGTGCCGTGCCAAACAGGTTTAAAGTAGTGTAAGGATGGTCCGATAGTAACCGcgcctctcgctctctctctctctctctccttctccctgccCCAGAATCGCGGGACCGCTTCGACCGCGATGGCCCGCGCAGAGACGACAGGTATGAGGGCGGACGAGACAGAGACCGGTTCAGGGAGCGGTATGATGACCGGGACCGCAGAGACTACGATAAAGCAGGTCAGTCAGTGTTCAGAGCGGGGAAACCAGGGGCAGGATCGGAGACCCGCGTGGCAACGTGAACCAGTCCTCGTGAAATCAGCGTCAAACACGCTGGGCTAGGAGTTACACACGGGGGTATCAAATCGtggggtttgtgttttgttttgctcgcACCTAAAAGTGTGCATTCTGTCTCCTGAAGGCCTTGAAACACAATGCAGCTTTTCAGGACAGCTAGTTGATGTGCTGTGTGGACATTACTATGTGTGTTTTAGTGCATCGACTGTATGCAGGCTTGccgtattgtgtgtgtgtgaaatgagAGTCTTTATCAACTGAGCAGGCCAGGCTATGttaacgctgtgtgtgtgtgtgaatgagagCTCAGCTCTTTCTTAGTAGCAGTACTGCGGTGAGACCCAGCCGATCCCTAACCGAATGCAGACTCTTCGACAGCCTTTGATTCGCGTGGCGGGGGCCGCCGGGCCTTCGGCAGCGGGTTCAAACGGGATTACGACGACCGGCGGGACGACTTCCGGGGCGGCAGCGATCGCTACGGAGACCGCGAGGACCGTTTCGAGAGGCGGGAGGAGCGCCCGTCCAGGGACGAGAGGCGCGAAGAGAGAGGTGAGGGAGGAAAAGGGGGGATGATCTACCTGGAATAGTACGCTAGCACTGCACCCAGTCCTGAACTTCATGTTTTTGAAATGACCAGGTTTCAGAactacacagtttttttttttttcctgttttttaacACTTattagtgctaaatttagaaaccCTAAAAgaagaaacttaaattcagtgACTGACGTttctagatttatttattttttggtcttttGCTCACTGTGTGTTTTCCTGGCAGGTCCAGTGCAGAGACCCAAGCTGAACCTGAAGCCCCGCAGCGTCCCGAAGGAAGAGGAAACCGCGGGGCCTCCGGCACAAACTGGCCGCGCTTCCTCCATCTTCGGGGCTGCCAAGCCTGTGGACACCGCGGCCAAGGAGAGAGAGGTGGAGGAGAGGCTGAAGAAAGAGCAGGAGAAGCTGCAGAGGCAGCTTGAGGACGACAAGGGCAGAGTCATCGAGCGCAGGCCTCGGGAGAGGTGAGAGGAGCTGTTTGGGGGTAGAGCTGTGGGGCTGGCAGGGAGGTGGGTTGGTGCTTAAAGCTGCCGGACTGGGAGGTGTGTGGGTTGCTGGTTGGAGCTGGAAACTGGGAGGGGGATGCAGTGTGGGCTATTTAGATCTGAAAGACTGGGAGGTAGGTGGTGTAGTTAAATGTAGACTACATCACTTCCCTCCCAGACCCTCATCTTGACTGTGTGGGCCAGTGGTTTGAGCTAAGGGGCTAGTAGGTTGGGCCATTGTTGCGCCTTGCCAACAGTTTGAAAAGATCTGCTGTGTGATGATTGTGTGTACACGTGGGTCTAGCCGCACTGGTATCTGTGTAACACCTGTGTACCCTCCACCCTTAGACATCCGAGCTGGCGCAGTGAGGAACAGCCTGCTGAGCGGTCGCGGACAGGCAGCGAGTCCTCCCAGCCAGGAAGTACTGGCTCCACCGCTGGGCGTGGTAAGGCTCTGCCAACGTTTCTGGTCGCACATGTGATTAGAACTGAGGGACTAACCTCTGGGAAAgcctgtgtttaaaaaataattattctttaGACAGGTGTTTATTTAGACGTCTGTTTAGTCAGacgtttactgttttttttttttgtaaactgccTTACAGGTTCAGATAAAGCACAAGTAAGTGTGTATATACATTCATTTCTCATATtcataaacaatttttttttttaaacataaattagggctgtcagtCGCTTCTGCGATTAACACGTTAATTTTTTGGGAGGTGAATTTTAACGCACGTTACTCGCACTCCtctgtccctcttagcataccgtaatcACTGTGGCACCATTTCAATACACTGgcgtgcatgccaggattgaatgagtggaGTCATTGTTTGCATGTCAAATTAGTCacggaaccgcattatgtagcaaagcactcaaactgaaagacttgcgtgctaaacatgctttcacttctcaaaatacaataacaaacgaaacccgtcagtttcgacagagtaatttttttcaggatcgctgcaaacccatgaatcaagccaagtacacgactataaccagtgctgttgcaaagtggataATGAGTAAAAGAAACTAAAGGAAACggatcattttaaatgcagtaaggtgactCCCTTGTGATTTTAGCAgatggttcaaacaatttaacagcaaatgctggagtgTAACAAATCTAAAACTATATAGAGGGGCCAACAAATAggatccagaaataggaaaacaggttttttatgctgggttgtttttgtgaatgataataatatcagtaatgaaacaaactcaaatgagatggatgcagtaattgtatcaattaaatatgcaattttaaaaaccaagattaactgagattaatgtttttaatctcttgtgatttgtttttaatcgcttgacagccctaatggTAAACGGGTGatctttataattattattatttatttcttagcagacgcccttatccagggcgacttacaattgttgcaagatatcacattatttttacatacataatacaataTGCATGTTTGTTTCACATGTTAATGGCCAAGTTggattttagaaatactaaaataaaacactgtcacTTGTCCACTGTCCCTGCCGGTGGAGAGTTGTATGTGTGCACTGTATCTCACTTTACCCgccccctgtctgtctgcctcgcAGCCACACGCCGTAGAGAGAGTGAGCGCTCGGTGGAGAACGAGGTGTTCAACCGCGAGGAGGACCCTCCCTCACCCGGGACACGCCCCCCCACAGCCAAGCAGGACACCCTGCCTCTGAAAGTAGTGCCGGCGCCCCCGCCCAAGGAGAACGCCTGGGTGAAACGCCCCACCGTGTCTGGAGGCTCCAGCGACCAGGACCCCCGCTCTCCAGTGTCGCCCGGCGGCAATGCACCGCCAAGCTTCACCAGGTACGAATTTACTCTCC is a genomic window containing:
- the LOC117967089 gene encoding eukaryotic translation initiation factor 4B-like isoform X2: MAALGKKNKKKGKTLTLTDFLAEDSGSNNTSNYPPVKPTSWADETDDLEGDVSTSWHTEEDTYRAPAIDRSILPTAPRAAREPNVDRSRLPRGPPYTAFLGNLPYDVSEESIKEFFRGLNISAVRLPREPSNPERLKGFGYAEFDDVDSILRALTLNEENLGNRRIRVDIADQSQEKEREDRSSGWDRDRNRSDGGPDKTDGDWRARPSADSDDAGPRRGGEDSFGEKSRDRFDRDGPRRDDRYEGGRDRDRFRERYDDRDRRDYDKAAFDSRGGGRRAFGSGFKRDYDDRRDDFRGGSDRYGDREDRFERREERPSRDERREERGPVQRPKLNLKPRSVPKEEETAGPPAQTGRASSIFGAAKPVDTAAKEREVEERLKKEQEKLQRQLEDDKGRVIERRPRERHPSWRSEEQPAERSRTGSESSQPGSTGSTAGRATRRRESERSVENEVFNREEDPPSPGTRPPTAKQDTLPLKVVPAPPPKENAWVKRPTVSGGSSDQDPRSPVSPGGNAPPSFTRQSSSPDGSVSQKGRDENRSDGVRRDRPPAKGRGGSAGPGTGRGRGEGANKDRRREADRKDSKRDRDSKPAPEPKKYEESPIPKFSSASKFAALLMDEDVDDNAE
- the LOC117967089 gene encoding eukaryotic translation initiation factor 4B-like isoform X3; its protein translation is MAALGKKNKKKGKTLTLTDFLAEDSGSNNTSNYPPVKPTSWADETDDLEGDVSTSWHTEEDTYRAPAIDRSILPTAPRAAREPNVDRSRLPRGPPYTAFLGNLPYDVSEESIKEFFRGLNISAVRLPREPSNPERLKGFGYAEFDDVDSILRALTLNEENLGNRRIRVDIADQSQEKEREDRSSGWDRDRNRSDGGPDKTDGDWRARPSADSDDAGPRRGGEDSFGEKSRDRFDRDGPRRDDRYEGGRDRDRFRERYDDRDRRDYDKADSSTAFDSRGGGRRAFGSGFKRDYDDRRDDFRGGSDRYGDREDRFERREERPSRDERREERGPVQRPKLNLKPRSVPKEEETAGPPAQTGRASSIFGAAKPVDTAAKEREVEERLKKEQEKLQRQLEDDKGRVIERRPRERHPSWRSEEQPAERSRTGSESSQPGSTGSTAGRATRRRESERSVENEVFNREEDPPSPGTRPPTAKQDTLPLKVVPAPPPKENAWVKRPTVSGGSSDQDPRSPVSPGGNAPPSFTRQSSSPDGSVSQKGRDENRSDGVRRDRPPAKGRGGSAGPGTGRGRGEGANKDRRREADRSSAQRVSLQPC
- the LOC117967089 gene encoding eukaryotic translation initiation factor 4B-like isoform X1, encoding MAALGKKNKKKGKTLTLTDFLAEDSGSNNTSNYPPVKPTSWADETDDLEGDVSTSWHTEEDTYRAPAIDRSILPTAPRAAREPNVDRSRLPRGPPYTAFLGNLPYDVSEESIKEFFRGLNISAVRLPREPSNPERLKGFGYAEFDDVDSILRALTLNEENLGNRRIRVDIADQSQEKEREDRSSGWDRDRNRSDGGPDKTDGDWRARPSADSDDAGPRRGGEDSFGEKSRDRFDRDGPRRDDRYEGGRDRDRFRERYDDRDRRDYDKADSSTAFDSRGGGRRAFGSGFKRDYDDRRDDFRGGSDRYGDREDRFERREERPSRDERREERGPVQRPKLNLKPRSVPKEEETAGPPAQTGRASSIFGAAKPVDTAAKEREVEERLKKEQEKLQRQLEDDKGRVIERRPRERHPSWRSEEQPAERSRTGSESSQPGSTGSTAGRATRRRESERSVENEVFNREEDPPSPGTRPPTAKQDTLPLKVVPAPPPKENAWVKRPTVSGGSSDQDPRSPVSPGGNAPPSFTRQSSSPDGSVSQKGRDENRSDGVRRDRPPAKGRGGSAGPGTGRGRGEGANKDRRREADRKDSKRDRDSKPAPEPKKYEESPIPKFSSASKFAALLMDEDVDDNAE
- the LOC117967089 gene encoding eukaryotic translation initiation factor 4B-like isoform X4 — protein: MAALGKKNKKKGKTLTLTDFLAEDSGSNNTSNYPPVKPTSWADETDDLEGDVSTSWHTEEDTYRAPAIDRSILPTAPRAAREPNVDRSRLPRGPPYTAFLGNLPYDVSEESIKEFFRGLNISAVRLPREPSNPERLKGFGYAEFDDVDSILRALTLNEENLGNRRIRVDIADQSQEKEREDRSSGWDRDRNRSDGGPDKTDGDWRARPSADSDDAGPRRGGEDSFGEKSRDRFDRDGPRRDDRYEGGRDRDRFRERYDDRDRRDYDKADSSTAFDSRGGGRRAFGSGFKRDYDDRRDDFRGGSDRYGDREDRFERREERPSRDERREERGPVQRPKLNLKPRSVPKEEETAGPPAQTGRASSIFGAAKPVDTAAKEREVEERLKKEQEKLQRQLEDDKGRVIERRPRERHPSWRSEEQPAERSRTGSESSQPGSTGSTAGRATRRRESERSVENEVFNREEDPPSPGTRPPTAKQDTLPLKVVPAPPPKENAWVKRPTVSGGSSDQDPRSPVSPGGNAPPSFTRQSSSPDGSVSQKGRGKTARGIETLNQHLSQRNTRNLQSLSSAQRVSLQPC
- the LOC117967089 gene encoding eukaryotic translation initiation factor 4B-like isoform X5, whose protein sequence is MAALGKKNKKKGKTLTLTDFLAEDSGSNNTSNYPPVKPTSWADETDDLEGDVSTSWHTEEDTYRAPAIDRSILPTAPRAAREPNVDRSRLPRGPPYTAFLGNLPYDVSEESIKEFFRGLNISAVRLPREPSNPERLKGFGYAEFDDVDSILRALTLNEENLGNRRIRVDIADQSQEKEREDRSSGWDRDRNRSDGGPDKTDGDWRARPSADSDDAGPRRGGEDSFGEKSRDRFDRDGPRRDDRYEGGRDRDRFRERYDDRDRRDYDKADSSTAFDSRGGGRRAFGSGFKRDYDDRRDDFRGGSDRYGDREDRFERREERPSRDERREERGPVQRPKLNLKPRSVPKEEETAGPPAQTGRASSIFGAAKPVDTAAKEREVEERLKKEQEKLQRQLEDDKGRVIERRPRERHPSWRSEEQPAERSRTGSESSQPGSTGSTAGRATRRRESERSVENEVFNREEDPPSPGTRPPTAKQDTLPLKVVPAPPPKENAWVKRPTVSGGSSDQDPRSPVSPGGNAPPSFTRQSSSPDGSVSQKGREVQLSE